In Paraburkholderia acidisoli, one DNA window encodes the following:
- a CDS encoding alpha/beta fold hydrolase produces the protein MALQIVLLPGLLCDDAVWSDQRAAFGAFANSGPGADVTADRFIADRFIADRVVPGCVVPDYAMRDSIGAMADHALDCAHGERLLVAGHSMGGRVALEMFRRAPQRVAGLALLDTGFQARAAGDAGEHERAQRAALLELARMQGMRAMGEQWAPGMVHPDRLDSAVYRAILDMIARSTPAKFEAQIRALLDRPDAGALLETIDCPTLLVCGREDRWSPLARHEAMQARIRGSVLRVIEHSGHMSTMEQPQAVSEALVEWVKAVVERETRERAR, from the coding sequence ATGGCTTTACAAATCGTTTTACTGCCCGGTCTGCTTTGCGACGATGCCGTGTGGTCCGATCAGCGCGCGGCGTTCGGCGCATTCGCGAATTCCGGGCCCGGCGCTGATGTGACGGCCGATCGCTTCATTGCCGATCGCTTCATTGCCGATCGCGTCGTTCCTGGATGCGTCGTTCCCGATTACGCGATGCGCGACTCGATCGGCGCAATGGCCGATCACGCGCTCGACTGCGCGCACGGCGAGCGCCTGCTCGTGGCCGGTCATTCGATGGGCGGACGCGTCGCGCTCGAAATGTTCCGCCGCGCGCCGCAACGCGTGGCCGGTCTCGCCCTGCTCGACACGGGCTTTCAGGCGCGCGCGGCGGGCGACGCCGGCGAACATGAACGCGCGCAGCGTGCCGCACTGCTCGAACTCGCGCGTATGCAGGGCATGCGCGCGATGGGCGAGCAGTGGGCACCGGGCATGGTGCATCCGGATCGGCTCGACTCGGCGGTGTATCGCGCGATCCTCGACATGATCGCGCGCAGCACGCCCGCGAAATTCGAAGCGCAGATTCGCGCGCTGCTCGACCGGCCCGACGCCGGCGCGTTACTCGAAACCATCGATTGCCCGACGCTGCTCGTGTGCGGACGCGAAGATCGCTGGAGCCCGCTCGCACGGCACGAGGCAATGCAGGCGCGGATTCGCGGCTCGGTGCTGCGCGTGATCGAACATAGCGGGCATATGTCGACGATGGAGCAGCCGCAAGCGGTCAGCGAGGCGCTGGTGGAGTGGGTGAAGGCCGTGGTGGAGCGTGAGACGCGGGAGCGCGCGCGGTGA
- a CDS encoding helix-turn-helix domain-containing protein, whose amino-acid sequence MNLARLKVLLAVIETGSISAAARVLGRAQSRVTATIQELEAELGFALVVRTAAGSFATTAAARMLPRLRAVFAALDAWRGWRRVAIDVNIAPAGGVNAAAAGLRLGWCALPDAALKTRRLDIFRSLVHAGSMTRVACEMNITQPAVSASVAALERCTRRALFERTPGGLIAAPQARELAEIVDGVLAEVGRLVNDAARVPPRSAPRAAGFIDGKHRQKTAVLR is encoded by the coding sequence ATGAACCTCGCCCGCCTCAAAGTCCTGCTCGCCGTGATCGAGACCGGCAGCATCTCGGCCGCCGCGCGCGTGCTGGGCCGCGCGCAATCGCGTGTCACCGCGACGATCCAGGAACTCGAAGCCGAACTCGGTTTCGCGCTCGTCGTGAGAACTGCGGCGGGATCGTTCGCGACCACGGCGGCCGCGCGCATGCTGCCGCGTCTGCGCGCCGTGTTCGCGGCGCTCGATGCGTGGCGCGGGTGGCGGCGCGTGGCCATCGACGTCAACATCGCCCCTGCCGGCGGCGTGAACGCCGCTGCCGCCGGCTTGCGCCTCGGCTGGTGCGCGCTGCCCGACGCGGCGCTCAAGACGCGGCGGCTCGACATCTTTCGCAGCCTCGTGCACGCGGGATCGATGACGCGCGTCGCCTGCGAGATGAACATCACGCAGCCCGCCGTGAGCGCCTCGGTGGCGGCGCTCGAGCGCTGCACGCGGCGCGCGCTGTTCGAGCGCACGCCGGGCGGTTTGATCGCCGCGCCGCAGGCGCGCGAACTGGCCGAAATCGTCGATGGCGTGCTCGCGGAGGTCGGGCGGCTCGTGAACGACGCCGCGCGCGTACCACCGCGCAGCGCGCCGCGCGCCGCCGGTTTCATCGACGGAAAACATCGGCAAAAGACCGCAGTACTGCGATGA
- a CDS encoding PDR/VanB family oxidoreductase, translating into MARSNFPVEVTRVRQLTPRVREYLLTSVDGRPLPEYGPGAHVAVHTVSPERGLIVRHYSLVGGGGIGESGQRGEDGDDPRHTYRIAVQKDSERRGSAHIHRSFEPGLRIEIGPPTNNFPLERTSAPVLLLAGGIGITPIFSMARSLARRHRPFRVVYAGRNRHEMAYHDELARLAGNATTNAATFHYSDTAGQLDLAALLGAQAAGTLVYVCGPAGMVDATHAAGSALGWDAARIRSERFGAQRPAAARAFDVHLRRSGRTVHVSEDASILDALNAAGVPVLWDCRRGECGLCPLAVVERDGPLEHHDRYLTDEDKAAGDTLCICVSRTCGTALTLDA; encoded by the coding sequence ATGGCAAGAAGCAATTTCCCGGTCGAAGTCACGCGCGTGCGGCAACTCACGCCGCGCGTGCGCGAATATCTGCTGACTTCCGTCGATGGCCGGCCGTTGCCCGAATACGGTCCTGGCGCGCACGTCGCCGTGCACACGGTGTCGCCCGAGCGCGGTTTGATCGTGCGCCACTACTCGCTCGTGGGCGGCGGCGGGATTGGTGAAAGCGGCCAGCGCGGCGAAGACGGCGACGATCCGCGCCACACGTATCGCATCGCCGTGCAGAAAGACAGCGAACGGCGCGGCTCCGCGCATATCCACCGCAGCTTCGAGCCCGGCTTGCGCATCGAGATCGGGCCGCCCACCAACAACTTTCCGCTCGAACGCACGAGCGCGCCCGTGCTGCTGCTCGCGGGCGGGATCGGCATCACGCCGATTTTTTCGATGGCGCGCAGTCTCGCGCGGCGGCACCGGCCCTTTCGCGTGGTCTACGCGGGCCGCAACCGCCACGAGATGGCGTATCACGACGAACTCGCGCGGCTCGCCGGCAACGCCACGACGAACGCCGCCACGTTCCACTACAGCGACACGGCCGGTCAGCTCGACCTCGCGGCGCTGCTGGGCGCGCAAGCGGCCGGCACGCTCGTCTACGTGTGCGGTCCGGCGGGCATGGTCGACGCCACGCACGCGGCGGGCAGCGCGCTCGGCTGGGACGCCGCGCGCATTCGCAGCGAGCGGTTCGGCGCGCAACGCCCCGCCGCGGCCCGCGCCTTCGACGTGCATCTGCGCCGCAGCGGCCGCACGGTGCACGTGAGCGAGGACGCCAGCATTCTCGACGCGCTCAACGCCGCGGGCGTGCCCGTGCTGTGGGATTGCCGGCGCGGCGAATGCGGGCTGTGCCCGCTCGCCGTGGTGGAACGCGACGGCCCGCTCGAGCATCACGACCGCTATCTCACCGACGAAGACAAGGCCGCGGGCGACACGCTGTGCATCTGCGTTTCGCGCACCTGCGGCACGGCGCTCACGCTCGACGCCTGA
- a CDS encoding porin, which yields MKAKTLMMTAAALSGAVSLHAAAQSSVTLFGTIDTGISYVSNHGGHSAWQTDDGINGPNLWGMTGKEDIGGGTKVVFNLVNQFALNSGGFMPGQSLFSRNAYVGLTNLDYGSLTLGNQYDFMSDVLYSSKDDPAIYTSHLYGQGAGPFQKLALPSNPTGDFDWYRAAGRIANSVKYVTPVFGGLSAGAMYGFGNVAGSMGTGDGMSFALSYARGNFGADAAYTFVKYPATAGVIGPQTGVRNWGVGTRYQAGPVLMSALFVTVRNTANGADVYQGSVGANWMVRPDLGLDASYAYMKGNEVVTNNHAHQFGLTAEYFLSKRTSVYALTVYQRASSGADALIMGFTGSTAASSGQNQLVARVGVKTKF from the coding sequence TTGAAAGCCAAAACCCTCATGATGACGGCGGCCGCCCTGAGCGGCGCTGTTTCGCTGCACGCGGCCGCGCAGAGCAGCGTCACGCTGTTCGGCACGATCGACACCGGCATCAGCTACGTGAGCAATCACGGCGGCCACAGCGCGTGGCAAACCGACGACGGCATCAACGGCCCGAACCTCTGGGGCATGACGGGCAAGGAAGACATTGGCGGCGGCACGAAGGTCGTGTTCAACCTCGTCAACCAGTTCGCGCTGAATTCGGGCGGCTTCATGCCGGGGCAAAGCCTGTTTTCGCGTAACGCGTACGTTGGCCTGACGAATCTCGACTACGGCTCGCTCACGCTCGGCAATCAGTACGACTTCATGTCGGACGTGCTCTACAGCAGCAAGGACGATCCGGCGATCTACACGAGCCATCTCTATGGCCAGGGCGCGGGGCCGTTCCAGAAACTCGCGCTGCCCTCGAATCCGACCGGCGACTTCGACTGGTATCGCGCGGCCGGACGCATCGCGAATTCCGTGAAATACGTGACGCCCGTGTTCGGCGGCCTGAGCGCGGGCGCGATGTACGGCTTCGGCAACGTGGCGGGATCGATGGGCACCGGCGACGGCATGAGCTTCGCGCTCTCGTACGCGCGAGGCAATTTCGGCGCGGACGCGGCCTACACCTTCGTCAAATATCCGGCGACGGCGGGCGTGATCGGCCCGCAAACCGGCGTGCGCAACTGGGGCGTGGGCACGCGCTACCAGGCCGGCCCGGTGCTGATGAGCGCGCTGTTCGTGACGGTGCGCAATACGGCGAACGGCGCGGATGTCTATCAAGGCTCGGTGGGCGCGAACTGGATGGTGCGCCCCGACCTGGGCCTCGACGCGAGCTACGCGTACATGAAGGGCAACGAGGTCGTCACCAACAATCACGCGCATCAATTCGGCCTCACCGCCGAATACTTCCTTTCGAAGCGCACGAGCGTGTACGCGCTCACGGTGTATCAGCGGGCGAGTTCGGGCGCCGATGCGCTCATCATGGGCTTCACGGGCAGCACGGCGGCGTCGAGCGGACAGAACCAGCTCGTTGCGCGCGTGGGCGTGAAGACGAAGTTCTGA
- a CDS encoding gallate dioxygenase: MAKIVGGIGTSHVPTIGAAYDARRQQDPAWAPLFEGYVPVAEWLARVQPDVLVMFYNDHANSFFFDCYPTFAIGVSPEFEMADEGAGRRPLPNIQGHPALAAHMVDSLVTDEFDMCTFQERALDHGCNSPLALMWPHVPAWPGAIVPIEINVLQHPLPTPARCFKLGQAVRRAIESYPDANLKVAVIGTGGLSHQIHGERTGFNNTEWDHEFLRLIAEDPQQLVAMRHADFMRLGGSESVEVIMWLAMRAALGERVTCIHQNYYLPTTTAMAVTVYEPAEATLNEAADVENETASPLANTEVHA, translated from the coding sequence ATGGCAAAGATAGTGGGAGGCATCGGCACGTCGCATGTGCCGACGATCGGCGCGGCGTACGACGCGCGGCGGCAGCAGGACCCGGCGTGGGCGCCGCTGTTCGAAGGCTACGTGCCGGTGGCCGAGTGGCTCGCGCGCGTGCAGCCCGACGTGCTCGTGATGTTCTACAACGATCACGCGAACAGCTTCTTCTTCGACTGCTACCCGACCTTCGCGATCGGCGTGTCGCCCGAGTTCGAAATGGCCGACGAAGGCGCGGGCCGCCGCCCGCTGCCGAACATCCAGGGCCATCCGGCGCTGGCCGCGCACATGGTGGACAGCCTCGTCACCGACGAATTCGACATGTGCACCTTCCAGGAGCGCGCGCTCGATCACGGCTGCAACTCGCCGCTCGCGCTGATGTGGCCGCACGTGCCCGCGTGGCCCGGCGCGATCGTGCCGATCGAGATCAACGTGCTCCAGCATCCGCTGCCCACGCCCGCGCGCTGCTTCAAGCTCGGCCAGGCGGTGCGCCGCGCGATCGAGTCGTATCCCGACGCGAACCTCAAGGTCGCGGTGATCGGCACGGGCGGCCTCTCGCACCAGATTCACGGCGAACGCACCGGCTTCAACAACACGGAATGGGACCACGAATTCCTGCGCCTGATCGCGGAGGATCCGCAGCAACTCGTGGCCATGCGGCACGCCGACTTCATGCGCCTCGGCGGCTCGGAAAGCGTGGAGGTCATCATGTGGCTCGCCATGCGCGCGGCGCTCGGCGAACGCGTGACCTGCATTCACCAGAACTACTATCTGCCGACCACGACCGCGATGGCCGTGACGGTGTACGAGCCAGCCGAAGCCACGCTGAACGAAGCCGCAGACGTGGAAAACGAGACGGCAAGCCCGCTGGCGAACACGGAGGTACACGCATGA
- a CDS encoding MFS transporter — MNPSIRPNAPDPVDVQAIIDGRKMSAYQIAVIAICVLVLVLDGFDAVMIAYVAPFLAGSLHLAPRELGPLFASGMLGLTVGAFGCGALADKLGRKRVLIASVAIFGGFTLVAASFHELGWLVTLRFLAGIGLGGAGPSAMALIAEMCPSGRRSSQLAWLGCGIPFGGGVAGLVATRLIPAYGWSSMFVVGGLLPLLLLAAIALRVPDSVRFLLLHHAGQEKVRRIMTKIAPELDFANARFVSRNEADQGERRAFVLDLFRGGLATSTLLLWLASFCILMVTYFLTNWLPILLHSTQHTLPQISLLLGLFLVGSPVGSLIVGFLMDRYSKPLCMGACALLAAVCLLVVGQVVSDIRMAAVVIALVGAACGACVTGASIIASFLYPTAARATGIGWTAGCGRLGSVFGTLIGGMLLATGMQVPELLKLAAAPCALASVSFLALRYAARRRSTGVAATAVKAGV, encoded by the coding sequence GTGAACCCCTCAATCCGCCCGAATGCGCCCGATCCTGTCGACGTGCAGGCCATCATCGACGGACGCAAGATGTCGGCGTATCAAATCGCCGTGATCGCCATCTGCGTGCTGGTGCTGGTCCTCGACGGCTTCGACGCCGTGATGATCGCCTACGTCGCGCCCTTCCTCGCCGGCTCGCTGCACCTCGCGCCCAGGGAACTCGGGCCGCTGTTCGCCTCGGGCATGCTCGGGCTGACGGTGGGCGCCTTCGGCTGCGGCGCGCTCGCCGACAAGCTCGGCCGCAAGCGCGTGCTGATCGCCTCGGTGGCGATCTTCGGCGGCTTCACGCTGGTGGCCGCGTCGTTCCACGAACTCGGCTGGCTCGTCACGCTGCGCTTTCTCGCGGGCATCGGCCTGGGTGGCGCGGGACCGAGCGCGATGGCGCTGATCGCGGAAATGTGTCCGAGCGGACGGCGCTCCTCGCAACTCGCGTGGCTCGGTTGCGGCATTCCGTTCGGCGGCGGCGTGGCGGGCCTGGTAGCGACCCGGCTGATTCCCGCGTACGGCTGGTCGTCGATGTTCGTGGTCGGCGGATTGCTGCCGCTGCTGCTGCTCGCCGCCATCGCGCTGCGCGTGCCCGACTCCGTGCGCTTCCTGCTGCTGCATCACGCGGGCCAGGAGAAGGTGCGCCGCATCATGACGAAGATCGCGCCCGAGCTGGACTTTGCCAACGCGCGTTTCGTCTCGCGCAACGAGGCGGACCAGGGCGAGCGCCGTGCGTTCGTGCTCGACCTGTTTCGCGGCGGCCTCGCCACCTCAACGCTGCTGCTGTGGCTCGCCTCGTTCTGCATCCTGATGGTCACGTACTTCCTCACCAACTGGCTGCCGATCCTGCTGCATTCCACGCAACACACGCTGCCGCAGATCTCGCTGCTGCTCGGGCTGTTCCTCGTGGGCTCGCCGGTGGGCAGCCTGATCGTCGGCTTCCTGATGGATCGTTACAGCAAGCCGCTGTGCATGGGCGCGTGCGCGCTGCTCGCGGCCGTGTGCCTGCTCGTGGTGGGCCAGGTCGTGAGCGACATCCGCATGGCCGCCGTGGTGATCGCGCTGGTGGGCGCCGCGTGCGGTGCGTGCGTGACGGGCGCGAGCATCATCGCGAGTTTCCTCTACCCGACCGCCGCGCGCGCCACGGGCATTGGCTGGACAGCGGGCTGCGGACGGCTCGGCTCGGTGTTCGGCACGCTGATCGGCGGCATGCTGCTCGCCACCGGCATGCAGGTGCCCGAGTTGCTGAAGCTCGCCGCCGCGCCCTGTGCGCTCGCGAGCGTGAGCTTCCTCGCGCTGCGCTATGCGGCCCGGCGACGTTCGACCGGCGTCGCGGCCACGGCCGTGAAAGCGGGCGTCTGA
- a CDS encoding helix-turn-helix domain-containing protein — MDIHANIARRLRDLRDAKGWSLDALAERSAVSRSNISLIERGESSPTAVVLDKLATALGVSLASLFESASSVAATPPSPHIAARDQARWTDPASGYVRRNLSPPAWSPIQLVEVQFPPGERVAYDTSLRDAEIHQQVWVIEGAMEMSVGETTWRLATGDCLSMRLDCPIVYRNPTRKPARYLVALCRTAR; from the coding sequence ATGGATATTCACGCCAACATCGCGCGACGCCTGCGCGACCTGCGCGACGCCAAAGGCTGGTCGCTCGACGCGCTCGCCGAGCGCAGCGCCGTGAGCCGTTCGAACATCTCGCTCATCGAGCGCGGCGAAAGCAGCCCGACCGCCGTCGTGCTCGACAAACTCGCGACGGCGCTGGGCGTCTCGCTCGCCTCGCTGTTCGAGAGCGCCAGCAGCGTGGCGGCTACTCCGCCCTCGCCGCACATTGCCGCGCGCGACCAGGCGCGCTGGACCGATCCGGCCTCCGGCTATGTGCGGCGCAATCTCTCGCCGCCCGCGTGGTCGCCCATTCAGCTCGTGGAGGTGCAGTTTCCACCCGGCGAGCGCGTGGCCTACGACACGAGCCTGCGCGATGCGGAAATTCATCAGCAGGTCTGGGTGATCGAAGGCGCGATGGAGATGAGCGTAGGCGAGACGACATGGCGGCTCGCCACCGGCGATTGTCTCTCGATGCGGCTCGATTGCCCGATCGTGTATCGCAACCCCACGCGCAAGCCCGCGCGCTACCTCGTCGCGCTATGCAGAACCGCCCGCTAA
- a CDS encoding GntR family transcriptional regulator codes for MSQESKVVSTLREMILAGKLEAGQRILEVPLSEQLGISRTPVRFALAVLAAEGLIVGGQKRGYHVRNFTMKDITDAIAVRGALEGVAARTLAENRPGEAVRRGFADCLAAGDALLEKGHIAAGDDQLFEAMNRKFHTLIIEGAGNGALAAAIATNDRLPFAAAGAVAVETRPGQLSPSQYQFYFLAHMQHRLIVEAIEAGQSGRAEALMQEHANVAKKNILWLGEQGRIDLRTRTVGERAAVNAGAPAIDEA; via the coding sequence ATGAGTCAGGAATCGAAAGTCGTTTCGACGCTGCGCGAGATGATCCTCGCGGGCAAGCTGGAGGCCGGGCAGCGCATCCTCGAAGTGCCACTTTCGGAACAGCTCGGCATCTCGCGCACGCCGGTGCGCTTCGCGCTCGCGGTGCTGGCGGCCGAGGGGCTGATCGTGGGCGGGCAGAAACGCGGTTACCACGTGCGCAACTTCACGATGAAGGACATCACCGATGCCATTGCCGTGCGCGGCGCGCTCGAAGGCGTGGCGGCGCGCACGCTGGCCGAAAATCGCCCCGGCGAGGCGGTGCGGCGCGGTTTCGCCGACTGTCTCGCGGCCGGCGACGCGCTGCTCGAAAAAGGCCATATCGCGGCCGGCGACGACCAGCTTTTCGAGGCGATGAACCGCAAGTTCCACACGCTCATCATCGAAGGCGCGGGCAACGGCGCGCTCGCCGCCGCCATCGCCACCAACGACCGCCTGCCGTTCGCGGCGGCGGGCGCGGTCGCGGTGGAAACGCGGCCGGGCCAGCTTTCGCCCTCGCAGTACCAGTTCTACTTTCTCGCGCATATGCAGCACCGTTTGATCGTCGAGGCGATCGAGGCGGGACAAAGCGGCCGTGCCGAGGCGCTCATGCAGGAGCACGCCAACGTGGCCAAAAAGAACATTCTCTGGCTCGGCGAACAGGGGCGTATCGACCTGCGCACGCGCACCGTGGGCGAGCGTGCCGCCGTCAACGCCGGCGCGCCCGCCATCGACGAAGCCTGA
- a CDS encoding nuclear transport factor 2 family protein yields the protein MANATSAPHSINASSTMTTMPTTATTATTTPPLAPDPIARLVIEHECRARVLLAAELIDGGRSAELARVFCADARLVRPNGAALDGCDAIVASYAARPADRISRHLVLATHFHSVTPDAATAVTQVLLWSGSQSDAPGPFGRPARGQQIVGRFDDTFARTAHGWRIATRHASFELYVDGS from the coding sequence ATGGCGAACGCCACCTCTGCGCCGCACTCGATCAACGCATCCAGCACGATGACCACCATGCCTACGACTGCAACGACCGCCACGACCACTCCGCCACTGGCACCGGACCCGATCGCTCGCCTGGTCATCGAGCACGAATGCCGCGCGCGGGTTCTGCTGGCCGCCGAACTGATCGACGGCGGCCGCAGCGCCGAGCTTGCCCGCGTCTTTTGCGCCGACGCGCGCCTCGTTCGACCGAACGGCGCCGCACTCGACGGCTGCGACGCCATCGTGGCGTCCTACGCCGCGCGGCCCGCCGATCGCATCAGCCGTCATCTCGTGCTCGCGACGCATTTCCATTCGGTCACGCCCGATGCCGCAACCGCCGTGACGCAGGTATTGCTCTGGAGCGGCAGCCAAAGCGATGCGCCCGGCCCGTTCGGTCGGCCCGCACGCGGCCAGCAGATCGTCGGGCGCTTCGACGATACCTTCGCGCGCACCGCACACGGCTGGCGAATTGCGACACGGCACGCCTCGTTCGAGCTTTACGTCGACGGAAGTTGA
- a CDS encoding protocatechuate 3,4-dioxygenase (extradiol catechol dioxygenase that catalyzes the oxidative cleavage of substituted catechols; part of the bacterial aromatic compound degradation pathway) — protein MNPQLAGTEDLGGTYVFDVTQSVKTIRLNRFFWMHREPAFREFVTRDPEAAFAQLKLSEEERTLIRERDWLGLIRYGVTFFVLEKFARVVKVSNLHVYASMRGESLEAFLKTRRVPESA, from the coding sequence ATGAATCCGCAACTGGCCGGCACCGAAGACCTGGGCGGCACCTATGTCTTCGACGTCACGCAAAGCGTGAAGACGATCCGCCTCAACCGCTTCTTCTGGATGCACCGCGAGCCCGCGTTCCGCGAGTTCGTGACGCGCGACCCGGAAGCCGCCTTCGCGCAACTCAAGCTCAGCGAGGAAGAACGCACGTTGATTCGCGAGCGCGACTGGCTCGGTCTGATCCGCTACGGCGTGACGTTCTTCGTGCTCGAAAAATTCGCGCGCGTGGTGAAAGTGTCGAACCTGCACGTGTACGCGTCGATGCGCGGCGAATCGCTCGAAGCGTTTCTGAAGACGCGGCGCGTGCCGGAATCGGCCTGA
- a CDS encoding LysR family transcriptional regulator, giving the protein MDVITHVRTLVAVVRCGSFTEAAHQLDVVPSVVAKRIAQLERELNTKLFDRSTRRVVLTEAGERFYGRAADLVGDFEELVASVERDSVKLEGHLRVMAPTTLAIRSLAPAFCSFLEQHPRITMEISLVDHSANPAESGFDLAISGRLSSYEGVLDVPLRPVEPLLCAAPAWVAANKPLTHPRELVAHPCLVFAATGTNWNFESSRGMVSVDVAPRLLADDNLTLLTATRAGLGVALLPRYVAAPSLETGELVTLLPEFAAQENWFKAYIPRRRMKLARVKALVDWLAAEWAKTGI; this is encoded by the coding sequence GTGGACGTCATCACGCACGTGCGCACGCTGGTCGCCGTGGTGCGCTGCGGCAGTTTCACGGAGGCCGCGCATCAGCTCGATGTCGTGCCTTCGGTGGTCGCGAAGCGCATCGCGCAACTGGAGCGCGAACTCAACACGAAACTGTTCGACCGCAGCACGCGGCGCGTCGTGCTGACCGAGGCGGGCGAGCGCTTTTATGGCCGCGCGGCCGATCTCGTCGGCGACTTCGAGGAACTCGTGGCGTCGGTGGAACGCGATTCGGTCAAGCTCGAAGGCCACTTGCGCGTGATGGCGCCCACCACGCTCGCGATCCGCTCGCTCGCGCCCGCGTTCTGCTCGTTTCTCGAGCAGCATCCGCGCATCACGATGGAGATTTCGCTCGTCGATCATTCGGCGAACCCCGCCGAAAGCGGCTTCGACCTCGCGATCAGCGGGCGGCTTTCGAGCTACGAAGGCGTGCTCGACGTGCCGCTGCGGCCCGTCGAGCCGCTGTTGTGCGCCGCGCCCGCCTGGGTTGCCGCGAACAAGCCGCTCACGCATCCGCGCGAACTCGTCGCGCATCCGTGTCTCGTGTTCGCGGCCACGGGCACGAACTGGAATTTCGAGTCGAGCCGCGGCATGGTTTCCGTCGATGTCGCGCCGCGCCTGCTCGCCGACGACAACCTCACGCTGCTCACGGCCACGCGCGCCGGGCTGGGCGTCGCGCTGCTGCCGCGCTACGTGGCCGCGCCGAGCCTCGAAACCGGCGAGCTCGTCACGCTGCTGCCCGAGTTCGCGGCGCAGGAAAACTGGTTCAAGGCCTACATTCCGCGCCGCCGCATGAAGCTCGCGCGCGTGAAGGCGCTGGTCGACTGGCTGGCGGCGGAATGGGCCAAAACCGGCATTTGA
- a CDS encoding aromatic ring-hydroxylating dioxygenase subunit alpha translates to MTATPAIARAESLHDYDVPGFTPGGFADHATPLVRDCWYVAATGGEVTREIMSRRLLGVDVALYRTLAGNVAAVRNRCPHRSFPLAKGKLVGDILMCGYHGMQFDPAGRCVNMPAMPIVPTNASVRSFPTAERGPLVWIWMGDPERADEQLIPDTGWLSDPAWKSVGDTFHLRSDYVSMHENLLDQTHFPFLHPGAIGTPEYARSRLKVRVEGNAVVIDRELRNSPPPAVYGVPTGLMGQPVDRFSDARFVSPALHTAYARIVDNADASGTPRTYRFNITHVFTPETNGSIHYWWFNSRNFNLDDTAADDWLYAASTKAYQEDVDALEWILSTVQSDTEPQFDLNFAPDKPGLLMRQILYRLAAQETGATASTHADAPAATPDCDAAAAAACARKA, encoded by the coding sequence ATGACCGCCACTCCCGCCATCGCCCGCGCCGAATCGCTGCACGACTACGACGTGCCCGGCTTCACGCCCGGCGGTTTCGCCGACCACGCCACGCCGCTCGTGCGCGACTGCTGGTACGTGGCCGCCACGGGCGGCGAAGTCACGCGCGAGATCATGAGCCGCCGCTTGCTGGGCGTCGATGTCGCGCTCTACCGCACGCTCGCGGGCAACGTCGCGGCGGTGCGCAACCGCTGCCCGCACCGCTCGTTTCCGCTCGCGAAGGGCAAGCTCGTGGGCGACATTCTCATGTGCGGCTATCACGGCATGCAGTTCGATCCTGCGGGGCGCTGCGTGAACATGCCCGCCATGCCGATCGTGCCGACCAACGCCAGCGTGCGCAGCTTTCCCACCGCCGAACGCGGGCCGCTCGTGTGGATCTGGATGGGCGACCCCGAACGCGCCGACGAGCAACTCATCCCCGACACGGGCTGGCTCAGCGACCCCGCGTGGAAGAGCGTGGGCGACACGTTTCATCTGCGCTCGGACTATGTGTCCATGCACGAAAACCTGCTCGACCAGACGCACTTTCCGTTTCTGCATCCGGGCGCGATCGGCACGCCCGAGTACGCGCGCTCGCGCCTGAAGGTGCGCGTGGAGGGCAACGCCGTGGTGATCGACCGCGAGTTGCGCAACTCGCCGCCGCCCGCCGTCTACGGCGTGCCCACGGGACTGATGGGCCAGCCCGTCGACCGCTTCTCGGACGCGCGCTTCGTTTCGCCCGCGCTGCACACGGCCTACGCGCGCATCGTGGACAACGCGGATGCGAGCGGCACGCCGCGCACGTATCGCTTCAACATCACGCACGTGTTCACGCCCGAGACAAACGGCAGCATCCACTACTGGTGGTTCAACAGCCGCAACTTCAATCTCGACGACACGGCCGCCGACGACTGGCTCTACGCGGCCTCGACGAAGGCCTACCAGGAAGACGTGGACGCGCTCGAATGGATCTTGTCGACAGTGCAATCGGACACCGAACCGCAGTTCGACCTGAACTTCGCGCCCGACAAACCCGGCTTGCTGATGCGGCAGATTCTGTACCGGCTCGCGGCGCAAGAAACAGGCGCCACCGCCTCGACTCACGCCGATGCGCCCGCCGCGACGCCGGATTGCGACGCGGCCGCGGCGGCCGCCTGCGCGCGCAAGGCTTGA